The Salegentibacter mishustinae genome includes a window with the following:
- a CDS encoding tyrosine-type recombinase/integrase translates to MASIKIVRRKNKRRKDGTAPIAIRISKDYTTNYHFLGQYILENDWDEIKCQVKRSHPNYRRINHFLMKELTKANDLFLNSTDGRITTKIAKQKLKGTGGQKSFFEVAAERVKNKYDSGVFSVARSELSILYNLEEFLIHKPGKPKELIIKEISRRRKLRISKGQKNNYACLDGITYFRKNQNLKFRDINQNFITKYKIFCSVYLNHKTRSITNQLIFIRTLFNIAIKNGYVESKYYPFANGKEKIRINSGNKIGLTASEVEKIEALEFQEDLLIWHTHNAWLIAFYFAGIRISDVVKLKWSDFKDNRLYYVMSKNEKALSLKVPDKAKTILEKYRNSQFGNNGYIFPFLKDVKRNDAEKIFIKTRNATHVFNKYLKRIAQQCDIEKNLSNHIARHSFGNIAGDKIHPLMLQKLYRHSDLKTTLNYQANFIHKEADDALDSVINFD, encoded by the coding sequence ATGGCTTCTATCAAAATCGTTCGTAGAAAAAATAAAAGGCGTAAAGACGGAACCGCTCCTATAGCTATTAGAATTAGCAAAGATTATACAACCAATTATCATTTTCTTGGTCAATATATTTTGGAAAACGATTGGGACGAAATCAAATGTCAGGTTAAAAGATCTCATCCAAATTATAGGAGGATTAATCACTTTTTAATGAAGGAGTTGACAAAGGCGAATGATCTTTTTCTAAATTCAACTGATGGAAGGATCACAACCAAAATAGCCAAGCAAAAATTAAAAGGAACCGGGGGTCAAAAATCCTTTTTTGAAGTCGCCGCCGAGCGAGTAAAAAACAAATATGATAGTGGGGTTTTTTCCGTAGCCCGATCAGAACTTTCAATTTTATATAATCTTGAAGAATTTCTAATACATAAGCCTGGCAAACCGAAGGAATTAATCATTAAGGAAATTTCAAGAAGAAGAAAGCTACGCATAAGTAAGGGCCAAAAAAATAATTATGCCTGCTTAGATGGTATTACCTATTTTAGAAAAAACCAGAACCTAAAATTCCGGGATATCAATCAAAATTTCATTACCAAATACAAGATTTTTTGTTCCGTTTACTTAAATCATAAAACTAGGTCTATCACCAATCAACTAATATTTATTAGAACGCTTTTTAATATCGCTATTAAAAATGGTTATGTGGAATCTAAATATTATCCTTTTGCAAACGGGAAAGAAAAAATAAGGATCAATTCTGGAAATAAAATAGGCTTAACAGCAAGTGAAGTTGAAAAAATTGAAGCACTGGAATTTCAGGAAGATTTACTAATATGGCACACTCATAATGCCTGGTTAATTGCATTCTATTTTGCGGGCATCCGGATTTCTGATGTGGTAAAACTCAAATGGTCCGATTTTAAAGATAATCGATTGTACTATGTTATGAGTAAAAATGAAAAAGCTTTAAGTCTTAAGGTTCCCGATAAGGCTAAAACCATTTTAGAAAAATACCGCAACTCCCAATTTGGAAATAACGGCTATATTTTTCCTTTTCTTAAAGACGTAAAACGAAATGATGCTGAAAAAATTTTTATAAAGACCAGGAATGCTACTCATGTCTTTAATAAATACCTAAAGAGAATTGCTCAGCAATGTGATATTGAGAAAAATCTTTCAAATCATATTGCCCGCCATAGTTTTGGAAATATTGCTGGGGACAAAATTCACCCTTTGATGCTTCAAAAACTTTATCGCCACAGTGATTTAAAAACTACCTTAAACTATCAGGCGAATTTTATACATAAAGAGGCTGATGATGCACTAGATAGTGTTATCAATTTTGATTGA
- a CDS encoding Fic family protein, with amino-acid sequence MTWNWQLKNWPDFEFTSEVLIPYEKAFLQKAGMLYGSMKHISDESQDELKVMLLSDEAFQTSKIEGELLDRDSLQSSIRRHFGLQVNKKRISPAEHGISEMMIDLYKNYSSSLTHEQLFSWHEMLMNGRRDLQDIGSYRSHSDPMQIVSGSMGRPIVHFEAPPSSGVKIEMDKYISWFNNMGNKYPGPLVKSGIAHLYFESIHPFEDGNGRIGRAISEKVLSQYLERPTLIALSHIIENNKKLYYKSLHLNSKETEITNWLEYFCETILEAQDYTQRMIDFLIGKTKFFLEFEEKFNERQWKVVNRIFREGIEGFQGGLSADNYIKITGTTASTATRDLKKMVDLGAFRKTGDRKSTRYHLKM; translated from the coding sequence ATGACATGGAATTGGCAACTTAAAAATTGGCCAGATTTTGAATTCACATCGGAAGTTTTAATTCCTTATGAAAAAGCTTTTTTACAAAAGGCGGGTATGTTATATGGTAGTATGAAACATATTAGTGATGAAAGTCAAGATGAATTAAAAGTGATGTTGCTTAGTGATGAAGCTTTTCAAACGTCTAAGATAGAAGGAGAGCTTCTGGATAGAGATTCATTGCAATCCTCAATTCGAAGACATTTTGGCCTTCAGGTTAATAAAAAAAGAATATCTCCAGCAGAACACGGCATCTCCGAAATGATGATCGATTTATATAAAAATTATTCATCTTCTCTAACTCATGAACAATTATTCTCTTGGCATGAAATGCTGATGAATGGTCGCCGTGATCTACAGGATATTGGTAGTTACAGATCGCATTCTGATCCAATGCAAATAGTTTCAGGTTCAATGGGTAGACCTATAGTTCATTTTGAAGCCCCGCCTTCTTCAGGGGTAAAAATTGAAATGGATAAATATATTTCGTGGTTTAATAATATGGGCAATAAATATCCCGGCCCCTTAGTTAAGTCTGGTATCGCGCATTTGTATTTTGAAAGTATCCATCCTTTTGAAGATGGAAACGGAAGAATTGGTCGTGCGATTTCGGAGAAAGTACTGTCGCAATATCTTGAACGTCCTACTTTGATCGCTCTTTCGCATATTATCGAAAATAATAAGAAACTTTATTATAAATCCCTGCACTTAAATAGTAAGGAAACTGAAATTACCAATTGGCTCGAATATTTCTGTGAAACGATACTAGAGGCTCAGGATTATACTCAAAGAATGATTGATTTTCTAATTGGTAAAACAAAGTTTTTTCTGGAATTTGAGGAAAAGTTTAATGAACGCCAATGGAAAGTGGTGAATCGGATTTTTCGAGAAGGTATAGAAGGGTTTCAGGGAGGTTTAAGTGCGGATAACTATATAAAAATTACAGGAACAACAGCTTCGACCGCTACCAGGGATTTGAAAAAAATGGTAGATTTAGGAGCATTTAGAAAAACTGGTGATAGAAAGAGTACAAGGTATCATCTGAAAATGTAA
- a CDS encoding BfmA/BtgA family mobilization protein: MKAVKNITFEKKTAERFQQFSRTHYKTHSEALAGMLDFFFYNEISPKENFGPTGRRIENIIKKRINVVIAITKDMERHKVNPTLAILMSLMEAADPKNNYANRKRDYEEDDTHPDFYK, encoded by the coding sequence ATGAAAGCAGTTAAGAACATAACTTTTGAAAAGAAAACGGCCGAACGCTTTCAGCAATTTTCTCGAACACATTACAAAACACATTCAGAAGCATTGGCCGGAATGCTCGATTTTTTCTTTTACAATGAGATTTCTCCCAAAGAAAATTTTGGCCCTACCGGCAGACGAATTGAAAATATTATCAAGAAAAGAATCAATGTAGTGATCGCAATTACGAAGGATATGGAAAGGCATAAAGTGAACCCCACTTTGGCTATTTTGATGTCACTTATGGAGGCAGCAGATCCTAAAAATAATTACGCAAATCGGAAAAGGGATTATGAAGAAGACGATACCCATCCCGACTTCTACAAATAA